In Euphorbia lathyris chromosome 2, ddEupLath1.1, whole genome shotgun sequence, the sequence TACACTGCTGTGGGGGCAGGTAGGGTGATATTCTTTCGTGCGTAACTTGGTGGTTCTATTTTGTCATGACTTTATTTCCTGATACTTTGTTTGTGTGATTAACATTTATATTATCGATTTCCTATTTTTTAGGTAGGAAAGGTGTTAAAGGCGCACAACCTGGTCCTGTCCTTTCATGGCACCAACGTGTCAAAATTGCTGTTGGGGCCGCTAAAGGCCTTGAATACTTGCATGAAAAGGCTGATCCACATATCATTCATCGTGACATTAAATCCAGCAATGTTCTGATTTTTGACGATGATGTCGCAAAAATTGCAGATTTTGATTTGTCAAATCAAGCTCCTGACATGGCAGCACGTCTTCATTCCACTCGTGTTCTTGGAACATTTGGTTATCATGCCCCTGAGTAAGTTATTGACAGACTTTCAGTAGTGCTTATGTGAAATGCAAGGATAAAaatcaaaaattccaaaatacaTAAATTTCTTTCTAATTCAATCGACAGGCTGATGCTTATATAGGCCAAAAAACGAGGATGGAGTCCTTATGCAGGCATGAAAATAATCATCAGTTAGCAATACATAAGCCTGATAGAGAATAAAATATTTCAAATATCTTTGAATAGTAGTTTGAAAATTATTTCTAGTATAACTAATCTTGAAATCTTTGATGTGCAGTTTTCAGATAAAATATTTGACACTTATATTTAATGATTTGCTAATGTGTTCCCATTTGGAATCTAAAACTGGGTAATCTCCATTTGATTGCTGGAATTTTGCATTATATACGCAGTTGGAAAGCATGTAGGATTGTAGCTATGACTTATTTGTTTCTACAGCCTTGACAGCAGAACTGATAAAAACTTAATTTTCTATGATAGTCTCCCGTTGAAAGTCCTGATGGGAAATTGTTTGTCCTGAACATTTATCCATTTGCTTTGGCAGATATGCGATGACTGGGCAGTTGAATGCAAAGAGTGATGTGTATAGTTTCGGTGTTGTCCTGCTTGAGCTTTTGACCGGGAGAAAACCTGTTGACCATACCTTGCCGCGCGGTCAGCAGAGTCTTGTTACCTGGGTACTAATCGTTCTCTATTTTCTCATGTCTAGTTTTTCTGTAGGCTTTGAAACGTAGGAAGTTTTTCTGTTCTTTGATTCTTGACTGATAATTGAGTTTTGGAATGTGTTAGGCTACTCCAAAACTTAGTGAGGACAAGGTTAGGCAATGTGTGGATACAAGACTTCAAGGAGATTACCCACCTAAGGCAGTAGCGAAGGTCTGACCTTGATCTTTGAAACTTCGTTTATCTTCAGGACCGATTTCAATAATGCAAGGCACAAAATTTGTTGATTAAAGATGAATTTTAAGTTTTTGTCCATTTATTTGTCTTTCTTGTAGATGGCTGCTGTTGCTGCCTTGTGTGTGCAATATGAAGCAGACTTCCGGCCGAACATGAGCATTGTAGTTAAAGCTCTTCAACCCCTTCTAAATGCCCGGCCAGGACCTGGAGGTGAAGCACCTAGCATGTGATTCTTACTCTCTTACCTTTCTACGGGTGGGTATTACGCGAGAAAAAGGCAAGATTGAACAGAATGTAGTATAAATTATTTGGACAGTTCTCTTTGTCCCATTATTTTCT encodes:
- the LOC136217192 gene encoding pto-interacting protein 1; this translates as MSCFGCCEEDDMHKAADNGGPHPYKSSAGNFGGYHASETAPKQAVKIQPIEVPPIAVDELKDVTDNFGTNSLIGEGSYGRVYYGILKSGQAAAIKKLDASKQPDDEFLAQVSMVSRLKHENFVQLLGYCVDGGSRVLAYEFASNGSLHDILHGRKGVKGAQPGPVLSWHQRVKIAVGAAKGLEYLHEKADPHIIHRDIKSSNVLIFDDDVAKIADFDLSNQAPDMAARLHSTRVLGTFGYHAPEYAMTGQLNAKSDVYSFGVVLLELLTGRKPVDHTLPRGQQSLVTWATPKLSEDKVRQCVDTRLQGDYPPKAVAKMAAVAALCVQYEADFRPNMSIVVKALQPLLNARPGPGGEAPSM